In a genomic window of Flavobacterium sp. KACC 22761:
- the aceA gene encoding isocitrate lyase, protein MKTTENRIQELINDWITNPRWKGVERPYTASEVVTLQGSYKIEHSIAKMGAEKLWRKLKSQDYVAGLGALTGNQAIQEVDAGLEAIYLSGWQVAADANLAGEMYPDQSLYPVNSVPMVVKKINNALLRADQIQIVNKIEDKIDYLVPIVADAEAGFGGNLNAFELMKSMIEAGASGVHFEDQLSSAKKCGHLGGKVLVPTQEAINKLIAARLASDVMGVPTLIVARTDADAANLLTSDADPRDRKFLTGEKTPEGFFYVKNGIDQGIARGLSYAPYADLIWMETSNPDLDYARKFAKAMKKEFPDKMLAYNCSPSFNWAAKLSVAEMETFREDLAAMGYRFQFITLAGFHALNTSMFELSKAYKERGMAGYSELQEREFALQQNGFRAVKHQAFVGTSYFDAVQNTVMLGKSAITAMEHSTEVEQF, encoded by the coding sequence ATGAAAACAACAGAAAACAGAATTCAGGAATTGATTAACGATTGGATTACGAACCCGAGATGGAAAGGCGTGGAGCGCCCTTACACCGCAAGCGAAGTAGTAACGCTACAAGGGTCTTATAAAATTGAGCATTCTATTGCCAAAATGGGTGCAGAAAAATTATGGAGAAAGTTAAAAAGTCAGGATTATGTTGCGGGTTTGGGAGCGTTGACTGGAAATCAGGCGATTCAAGAAGTCGATGCAGGTTTAGAAGCGATTTATTTAAGCGGATGGCAAGTTGCTGCCGATGCAAATCTGGCAGGAGAAATGTATCCAGACCAATCGCTTTACCCGGTAAACAGCGTTCCGATGGTGGTAAAAAAGATTAATAACGCCTTATTGCGTGCTGATCAAATTCAGATTGTAAATAAAATTGAAGATAAAATAGATTATTTAGTTCCAATTGTGGCTGATGCCGAAGCAGGTTTTGGAGGAAATTTAAATGCTTTCGAATTAATGAAATCGATGATTGAAGCCGGAGCTTCTGGGGTTCATTTTGAAGATCAATTAAGTTCTGCTAAAAAATGCGGGCACTTGGGCGGAAAAGTTTTGGTGCCAACACAAGAAGCAATTAATAAGCTTATTGCTGCCCGTTTGGCTTCAGATGTTATGGGAGTTCCAACTTTAATCGTTGCTCGAACAGATGCTGATGCAGCTAATTTACTTACGAGCGATGCAGATCCAAGAGACAGAAAGTTTTTAACAGGAGAAAAAACACCTGAAGGTTTCTTTTACGTAAAAAACGGAATCGATCAGGGAATTGCAAGAGGTTTGAGCTACGCACCATACGCAGATTTGATTTGGATGGAAACCAGTAATCCTGATTTGGATTACGCTAGAAAGTTTGCAAAAGCAATGAAAAAAGAATTTCCAGATAAAATGCTGGCTTATAATTGTTCGCCATCTTTCAATTGGGCAGCAAAATTATCAGTTGCCGAAATGGAAACCTTTAGAGAAGATTTGGCAGCAATGGGATATCGTTTTCAATTCATCACTTTGGCAGGATTTCATGCTTTGAATACAAGTATGTTTGAATTGTCTAAAGCCTACAAAGAGCGCGGAATGGCAGGATATTCTGAATTGCAAGAGCGAGAATTCGCTTTACAACAAAACGGATTCAGAGCTGTAAAACATCAGGCTTTCGTAGGAACGTCTTATTTCGACGCCGTTCAAAATACCGTAATGCTAGGAAAATCAGCAATAACAGCAATGGAACATTCTACTGAGGTTGAGCAATTTTAA